A genomic window from Syntrophorhabdaceae bacterium includes:
- a CDS encoding HNH endonuclease signature motif containing protein, giving the protein MPTSLRAAIWRAHDKRCVYCTELVKFSDLDVDHIIPHSLLEQKEKLERLKEEYGLPRAFEVDSLTNLIPSHRHCNLQKLGKVLPKNRALHFLSIAEAKALKAERIKAGIKRQMEQDNVTVLVQTALDAGLLSPGQMTVLLASYSKGRNIFEIVESLPFRDERLKGFFSSSDIDLLYERPILPRPHGLEQLEMIRDAGEKTEKISVVSCREWAEAVEDGFFTCSTYDMKEEAFFRRVYAIVTCLAQARVPNVSYLSDGIANVDILPITILPSLSEEGSEELLKLKNQGVTMKDLIETGRVRIIERSPLSLRLEFDYMGLVLNEIMRADMDGDGVEDLLIGEYEYATEGTYGAGSALLLTRSGPDKPFMFLSSVQLTPEKEQR; this is encoded by the coding sequence GCCATCTGGCGAGCGCATGATAAACGATGTGTTTATTGTACCGAGCTAGTAAAGTTTTCTGATTTAGACGTGGATCACATAATTCCTCATAGTCTTCTGGAACAGAAGGAGAAATTGGAGCGGCTGAAGGAAGAATATGGGTTGCCACGGGCATTTGAGGTAGATAGCCTCACCAATCTTATCCCGTCGCATCGGCACTGTAATCTTCAGAAACTTGGAAAGGTCTTGCCCAAGAACAGAGCGCTCCATTTTTTATCAATAGCCGAAGCGAAAGCTCTCAAGGCCGAGAGGATAAAAGCGGGAATAAAGAGGCAAATGGAGCAAGACAACGTTACCGTGCTCGTTCAGACGGCGCTTGACGCAGGACTTCTGAGTCCTGGCCAAATGACGGTACTCCTTGCCAGCTACTCAAAGGGACGAAACATATTCGAGATCGTCGAATCCTTGCCATTTCGTGATGAGCGGCTAAAAGGCTTCTTTTCCTCGTCGGACATTGATTTGCTGTATGAACGACCGATCTTGCCACGACCTCATGGTTTGGAGCAACTCGAAATGATACGCGACGCAGGAGAAAAGACAGAAAAGATCTCGGTCGTGTCTTGTCGAGAATGGGCGGAGGCGGTCGAGGACGGTTTTTTCACTTGCAGCACCTATGACATGAAGGAAGAGGCATTCTTTCGAAGGGTCTACGCCATAGTCACCTGTCTGGCCCAGGCCAGAGTTCCTAATGTCAGCTACCTTTCCGATGGGATCGCTAACGTCGATATTCTGCCAATTACAATCCTGCCATCGCTTTCAGAAGAGGGCAGCGAAGAACTTTTGAAGCTGAAGAACCAAGGTGTTACCATGAAAGACTTAATCGAGACTGGGAGGGTGAGAATAATCGAGCGGTCCCCTCTGTCTTTGCGCCTGGAGTTCGACTATATGGGTCTCGTCCTAAATGAAATCATGCGCGCGGATATGGACGGGGACGGCGTAGAAGACTTGCTAATCGGGGAATACGAATATGCCACTGAAGGAACCTACGGTGCCGGGTCTGCACTGCTACTCACGCGGAGTGGACCGGATAAGCCGTTCATGTTCTTGTCAAGTGTGCAATTGACACCGGAAAAGGAACAGCGATAA